The genomic region TCCGGCAGCGCGAGCCAGGTCGGCGACCTTGTCGTAACCGACCGTCTCCGCCACTTTCACCGTGGCGTTGTTGAGCGACTCCATCAGCGCGTACCGCAGCGAAACGGTTCCCTTATATTCATTCTTGTAATTTCGCGGCTCGTAGATCTGGTCGCCATAAGTGAAAGTCGAAGGGGAATCGTCGACCGTCGAAGATGCGGTGATGATCTGGTCCGGCGGCGTATCGTTGATAGCCGTATTCAACGCCGCTGCGTAAACAAACGGTTTGAAAATTGAGCCCGTAGGCCGCTGGGCCACAGCGTGGTTTAGCTGGCTGAAGGCATAGTTGCGGCCGCCGACCATTGCGAGAACGTCCCCGGTGTGCGGATCCAGGGCAACAAGCGCGACCTGTGGGTACCTGATGTTCTCGTCCACCTTGGTTTCGTACTTCGCTGCTTTGCCTTTTCCAACGCGAACTCTCCGGGTGTGCTGTTTGCGAACTTGTTCGTCCACCCGTTTAAGGCCCACTTGTACCGCCTCGGCAGCCGCGTGCTGCAGTTGCGGATCGATGGTGGTGTAAATGCGCAGGCCCCCGTCGTTGAGTTCGTTCTCGGGGAACTTGTTCTGGAGTTGATCTTTTACGAGATCGACGAAATAGGGTGCGTCGCTGGCCTCAACATTGGGCGGCGCGAGTTTTAGAGGTGCCTTTTTCGCTTCATCGCGCTGGGCGCGCGTAATTGCGCCTGTATCCACCATCGCATCCAGCACCATGTTCCGGCGATCGACAACACGGTCAGGCCTTTTATATGGATTGAAATAGTTCGGCGACTGGATGATCCCCGCCAGCATCGCAGCCTCGGGCAGGCTGAGGTTACGGACGTCCTTGTTGAAGTACGCACGCGCGGCTTCTCCCAGGCCATTGATGGAGTACGACCCGCGCTGCCCCATATAGATTTGGTTCGCGTAAAGCTCGAATATCTGTTCCTTCGTGAACTTCTGCTCCAATTCAATCGCAATCAGCATTTCCGTCAGCTTGCGCTTGATGGTCTTCTGGGGCGTGAGGAAGAAACCTCGCGAGAGCTGCATGGTGATGGTCGAAGCGCCTTGCTCCCGTCCGTGCTCGCGGACGTCGATAATGGCAGCCTCGATCAGCCTATAGAAGTTCACACCAGAGTGCTGGAAGAACCGTCGGTCCTCAATCGCGACAACAGCGTTCACCATGACCTTCGGTAATTCGTTGAACGTCACCAGTTGCCGCTTCGTGCGTTGTTCGCCTTCGAACAGGGCCGTGACTAACTGCGGTTCGAGTTCATACCCATCAAGTTCCTGGCCCTTGTCGCCCCCGGAGGTAATGTTCGAAATCTTTCCATTCTTGAACTGAACAATGGCCGTGTCTGGGCTGTGGAAGGACTGCGGCCCCGGCATGATCTCGATCGCATTGTCCTCCAACTTGTATGTACCCCATGGCGATACGGGTTTCTGCCCATCCTGTGTGTATCCGGCGCGCTTCATTTTCGCCACGAGATCGTCGAGGTTGTAAGCCTCACCGTCACGGACTACTTCAGGGCGGGCATAGATCTTGGCCGAATTGTTGAAAATCGGTCCGCGCATCTTGCGGTCGATGATCTTGTCGTAGCGAACGTAATAGAAGGCAAAGACGCCGAAGAACGCGAGCGAGAGGAAAAGGAAGGCGGCAATGCCAATCTTGACGATAGGATCGCCGAGGTGGAAGTTTGACCTGCGTTTCTTTCCCGATTTTGGCGAAGACTTGAATGAAGTCTTGCGCGGAATTCTTATTTTTATGGCCACGCTTTTATCTTCAGAGATGCCTGTTTCAGCGACTTGGATGAACGGTAGAGAACTCTGGCCCGGCACTCTTCCGTTTCCAATCAGCCAAACAAGCTTTGGTGGGCGAACGCGCCATCCTTCTCAAGACAGCTGCCTTCACCATTTCTCGGCCAGAGCAGGTGAGATTATTCTAAACCGAAGAATCAAAGATCGGGTGAACCGAAGACCGGAATCCTAAAGGTTACAAGAAGTAAGATGCTAATGAGACCAGTTTGCTGTCCAACCCTGCATCGCAGCCTTGTTCTTTTGTCCCGAGGTTCGGTTCTTCGGTCGATTCTAGATCCGCTTGTCCTTCGTGGCCGGTGAAAACTTCAGGTCGATTGTCTTTACTGGAGTCTCAATGCTGATCGTGTACTCCGCCCATATCGAGATGTTCCCGTTGGTTTTTTCCACGTGAATATCGTCCGGCGTCAAGGGAATATCCAAATCCTTTGCCGTTTTGGCCAACTCTTTCTTCACGTCGTCTTCTGTCATCTGTTGGTTGTAAACGGCGGTGCGCGCCTCGTTATCGAGCTCGTCCTGGAAGGAATAGTTGTTATAGTAGGGCGGGATCAGCACCCAGGCCAGGTAGAAGCCAACGACCACGATCGCAAGCCCCAGAAAAGCTTTCAACTGCTTCATTTCGAATCCTTAGCCTTGTGCAAATCAATGACTTGCATCAGGGCGGTAGAGGCTCTGCATCACCCCTACAATTTCGGCGATGTTAGCATCCTGAGTAGCACGTGTCGAGCGACGGAATACCTCAACCTTGCCCTCGGAAACCTTCTTGCCAACAGTCACCCGGAACGGGATTCCGACCAAATCCGCGTCCTTGAATTTCACGCCGGGGCGCTCGTCACGGTCATCGAGCACAACGTCATACCCGGCACCTTCGAGCCTCACCGCAATCTCCTCCGCGGTCTTCGAAACCAGCTCGTCTTTCACATTCGTGGGCACCACTACGACCTGGAACGGCGCAACGTTTGGCGGCAGCCAGAAACCGTCGTCATCGTGATTCTGTTCGATCGACGAGGTCAGGATGCGCTCAATGCCAATACCGTAGCTCCCCATGATCGGCGTGACTTCCTTGCCGTCCTTGTCGAGTACGCGCGCGCCCATCGACTCCGAATACTTGTAGCCGAGCTTGAAGATGTGCCCGATCTCCACGGCCTTTGCCACCTTAAGTGGCTCGCCGCAGTCAGGACATCCCTCCCCGGCCTGTACGTTCCGGAAGTCGGCCCACTGTGTATCTTCTACCCTGAAATCGTGTCCGGGTGTGATATTACGGAGGTGGTAATCCTCTTTGTTTGCTCCTGTTACCAAGTTCCGGCGCTCGCGTAAAGCAAGATCCAGGAAGACTTTTGCCTTCACACCCCGGTATTGGAAGCTCTCCGAGCCAATGGCCCCTAGTGATCCCCCAAAAGCGCCAAAGATCGCCGAAACCTCTTCCGGATGCATGGGGCGGAACTCGGCTCCAGGAACTGTCGTGGCAAGCTTGGCCTCGTTCAGGGTGTGATCTCCACGGACGAAAATGACGACGGGAATGAACTTCGGTTGTCCCTCGGGCGCATTCTCATTAACTGCCATGAAGCACAAAGTCTTCATTTGATTCTTGGGCGAGATTTTCAAGAAATTCGAAAGCTCGTCGATCGTCTTGATATTCGGAGTGTGAATCTCTTCAGGCTTGTCGCCGCCCTCCAGTTCCTGCACGGGTTCGAGACGCGACGTTGCTTTTTCGAGATTGGCGGCGTAACCGCACTTTGCGCAACTTGCCACGAGGTCTTCACCGGCGTCGGTGTACACCATGAACTCGTGGGACTGCGAACCACCCATTGCTCCTGAGTGTGCTTCGACGGCGACAAAGTCGAGGCCGCAGCGCTTGAAGATCGCCTTATAGGTGTCATAGTGCTTCTCGTAGCTGACGTCGAGTCCGGCGGCATCGATGTCGAACGAATAAGCGTCCTTCATCGTGAACTGGCGCACGCGCAGCAGGCCGGACTTGGGACGAGGCTCGTCGCGGAACTTGGTTTGGATCTGATACCAGATCTGGGGCAACTGCTTATAGCTGCGTAGTTCTTTGCGGGCGATATCGGTCATGACCTCTTCGTGAGTCATGCCGAGGCAGAGATCGGCGCCCTTGCGATCCTTCAGGCGAAACATGTTGTCGCCCATGACCGACCAGCGGCCGCTGGCTTCCCATATCTCGCGCGGGTTTAGCGAGGGAAGGAAGAATTCCTGGCCGATCTTGTCCATCTCCTCGCGCACGATCTTCGTGATCTTCAAAATGGTGCGCTGACCGAGGAAGAGGTAGGAGTAAATGCCGGCGGCAAGCTGACGCACGTATCCGGCGCGGAGAAGAAATTTATGGCTGGCAACTTCAGCGTCGGCGGGTGCCTCGCGAAGAGTGGGAATAAAGAGCTGTGACCAACGATGCATGATTGTCCGTAAACCCGCTCGCACAGGAATGTACGCAAAATGAACGGGAATTCTCAATTGTAGCAAGAGGAAGTGGACAACTTCAGGATGAACCGCGCAGGTGAGGAGAGAGAACGGTCAGCCGTCAGCAATCAGCACTCAGCCTTCAGTCAACCGGGACTGTGCTATTGCGTTTGCAATTCGCAATTCTCGCAGTTCGCGAAATCCCCAGAATTCAGATCTCCCGTGACACCCGCGGTGTTCACTTTATAATTCTCCCGATGCCTCTCCCTCGCTCCATGTTCGCGGATCTTCTCGCTCAGGTGCGGCGCGTCCCGCGCGGCAAGGTCGCAACTTATGGCGACATCGCGTACGCGGCGGGATACCCGGGTGCTGCACGGCAGGTTGCGTGGGCGCTGCACACTTCATCCAGCGGACTGCCGTGGCATCGCATTGTCGGAGCCGATGGCAAAATCCTTCTTCCCGCGGAAGGCGGTTTTGAACAGCGTATGAGGCTTCGCGCAGAAGGTGTTGAATTCATCGGACTACGCGTCAACATGAAGGTGCACCGGCATGCGTTCTTTGGAAAACGCCAAAAGAAGTCACGGGCCACCAAGGTCTCACGCTTAAAACCTTCGCGCTAATCGCCCCAAATTCATACCCCTTTAATATTCCGCGTGCATTATCAGAGTGGAACTATGTGTGAGTCGCGTTGTCTCCCAAAATCTCCAATTGCGCACAGGAGTCTTCTGATGAAAGCCTTGCATCGCACGCTGTTATGTACAGCGAGCTTCGCTGTTCTCCTCTTGCTCGTCGCCTGTAATTCGAGCAACAAATCCGGTGTTGTTTCTCCCAACGCGAATGGGAATCCCAATAAGATCACCGGCGCTGGAAGCACGTTCGTTTATCCCGTGATGTCGCGCTGGATTGCCGATTACCAGAAGGCGAATCCGAACATTCAGATTAACTATCAGTCGATCGGTTCCGGCGGCGGAATCCAGCAGTTGAAGAAAGGCCTCGTCGATTTCGGGGCCAGCGATGCCGCGCTTAACGATCAGCAACTGAAGGAAATGCCGCCGATCATGCAGATTCCCGAGAGTGCTGGCCCGGTCTGCATCACTTACAACATTCCTGAACTGAAAGAACCGTTGAAGCTGACTCCGGCAGCGCTCGCCGGAATTTACCTGGGTACGATCAAGAACTGGCACGACAAGGAGATTGCGTCGGCTAATCCTGGTGTGAAGTTGCCGAGTTCACCGATGGTTGTCGCGCATCGCTCTGATGGCAGCGGCACGACCAATATCTTCACCAATTACCTTGCGGCTGTCAGCCCAGAGTGGAAGAGCAAAGTGGGCGCGGGAATTTCCGTGGGCTGGCCGGTAGGTCTCGGCGGGAAGGGAAGTGAAGGCGTGACCGGGATCGTGAAGCAGAACCCCGGTGGAATTGGCTACGTTGAGCTGACCTATGCCGAGGAGAATCACCTCCCGGTGGCATTGATGAGGAATGCCGCGGGACAGTGGGTTCCGCCGACTGCTGAAGCGGCCACCGCGGCAATTAACGCTTATTCCGCGGAACTCGCCAAGGACACCCGCATCCCGATCGTCAATCCTCCGGCATCTGCGAAGGACGCATATCCGATCTCAGGCCTCACGTACCTGCTGGTTCCGACGCAACCGAAGAACGTGGAGCGCGGTGATAACGTGAAGAAGTTTATCCAGTACGTCATCACCGACGGGCAGAGCCAGGCCGTGAACCTGCACTACGCCAAGCTGCCACAATCGCTGATCGATCTCGACCAGAAGATGCTCGGCGGACAGGCGGCAGGAGAGAAGTAAAACCGAAATTGACGATTGACGATTGATTCATTGACGATTAGAAAGCCGGTGCCGGAAGTGCCGCATTTTTCAATCGTCAATGCGAAAATCGTCAATCGTCAATCTGCTACTTGGAAAGTCTCTCCAGTAGCTCCCGTCCCATCTGCTGCAGTTCACCGAAGCGTTTCTGGTACTCCGTGAAGATTCGGTTCAGTTCGAGCGACTGGTCCGGTTTCATGTGTGCGCGCAGCATCATGTCGCGCAGGTGAACCGGGTTCGGCAATACCGCGTCCTCGCGTAGCTCCTCCAGAGCCGTGGTCGGATCATAGTGATACATAGTTGATTTAGCTCCTCAGCCGAAGGTCTCGCATATTGGATGTAATAAACCCTGGCGCGACTTCAGCAACTTAGCCGGGTTAGCAATGTCACAAGCTCGAAGCGGATTTTAAAAGATCGAGCGGAGGCGAACACATGAAGCGACCAAGTTGGCTGGGTATAGTATTCGCGTTTTCGATGTTTGGTGCCCTGGCGGCATCCGCTCAGGTAGCCGTGGTGATTGGGCCGCGTCCGGTGGTTGTTCCGAGGCCGCGGGTGGTAGTTGTCAGGCCGGTTGCGGTCTATCCCGCTCCGGTTGTGGCCTATCGGCCGATGTATCGTCGGGTCATTTTCCCACGACCGTACTATCCGGTGGCGCGACGAGTGGTTGTTTATCGTCGTCCAGTGTACGTCTACAGGCCGGGTCCGGCGCGTCGCGCCTACTGGCGGCATGAGCGGTGGGAGCATCGGCATGGGCGTTGGTAAGCAGATACGGGGGCGGGCGAAACGCCCGCCTTCTCCGGCGGCAGTCTGCCGCCGCCACCGCCGCGATCAGACCATCTCGGTTCCCCAGAGATCGTGCAGGTGCACGATTCCTTCGAGTTTCCCGTCGGAATCGACAACCACAAGTGACGTGATCTTCTTTTGTTCCAGGATGTCCAGGGCCTTGGCGGCGAACGTGTCCGCAGAGATTGTCTTCGGATCGCGGCTCATGCATTCGCCGGCGGTGAGGTCAAGAACGTGCTTGCCGCGATGCTCCAGGAGGCGGCGTAAATCGCCGTCGCTCACGATCCCGACAACTTTCCCATTCTCCACGACTGTCGTCACGCCCAGCCCCTTGCGCGACATTTCGTAGATCACCTCGGTCATCGGTGTCTCCGGTGCGACGCGAGGAATGGCGCCCCCAGTGTGCATGAAGGCGCTCACACGGGAGAAGCGCTTGCCGAGCTTTCCGCCGGGATGAAGATTGGCAAAATCTTCTTCCTTGAAACCTCGGCGCTCGCTGAGCGCGACGGCAAGAGCATCACCCAGGGCCAGCATGGTCGTCGTCGAAGCTGTCGGGGCGAGGCCGAGGGAGCACGCTTCTTTGTCGATCGAGCAATCGAGCGCAATCTCAGCCGCCTGCGCGAGTTGGCTCACGCTGCCGTTCGGCGGATGGAGTTGATCACACGTGAAGCTGATGAGCGGGATTCCAAGCCGCTTCAGGGTCGGCAACAACTCGAGGATTTCTTCCGTGGTGCCGCTCGAAGATAGGGCGACGACGACGTCCCCTCGCGCGACCATGCCCAGATCGCCGTGCAATGCTTCAGCGGGATGCAGGTAGAGCGCGGGGGTTCCGGTCGAACTGAGCGTCGCCGCGATTTTCCGTGCGATGAGGCCGCTCTTTCCCATCCCGGTCGTGACTACGCGACCGGCGCAGCAATAGAGAAGCTCGACGGCGCGCGAGAAATCATGCGCCATGGGACCGGCAATACGATCGGCCAGCCGACGCAGGGCATCGGCCTCGATGCGAACCACGTTTTCACCGGTGCTATTCATGGAAAGGAGAAGTCTAAAAGAAGCCATTACCGGTTAGCAATCGGCAAAGGCCAGCATCCGCAACACCCTTATTCCTGTGGGCAGGGGCGTCCGCTGTGAGCGGGGACAATCTCAAGCCGCCAGCAAGCATCGCTTTCGAGGCTGACCAGGGTGTGTTAGATCGGCTCGAGAATGAGAACGATATATAGCTCGCGGTGCGGGAAAAACAAAGGCAGGGCTTGTAGGCAACTCACTTCTTGCCCTTAGGAGGCGGCCCTTTAGTTGGAGGCTCCGAAGTCCGTGGATCACCGAATAACTCGCGCACCAGATCGAGCAATTTCTCCGGTTCGTAGGTGGAGAGTTGGTGATCGGCCCAGCGGCACTCCTGGAAACCAGTAGGGCTTAGATAGATGACCGGCGACTCGGGTTTCTCCTCCTTAAATGCTTTTGCCAGCGTAGCGCAATCGTTCTCGGGCCCGAGGCTGGAGGTCACAACGAGACCAGCAATGCCCGACCCCATCAGGTGCATCGCTTCCTTGGCTTCCGGCATGGAATGTGCAGTGATGACATTGAACTTGGCGGTTTCCAGCAGTAGCTTTCGCGTGGAAAGGGCACTGTCGGGTTCGTGTTCAGCAACGAGGAGGGCAGGTCTCATGACTTCCTTAAGTCTCCAGTTGGAATGAAATCCAGATCCTCAAGTTGCATGGCGCGCTGGGAATCGTGAAGTTTCCGGACAATGTGGATTTCCGGAATTGCGACAACTCGCGAATGGCAACTTGCGTATTCCGGTTGGTACACTAGCCGACGAGGATGGTGGGATGTCTTCGAGCGCAAATACCGGGACCACTGGGCCACGGCTGGAACTTGCCAGCCAGCGAAAAATTCGTGAACGCAATAAGAGCTACTACCGGGTGCTGCATTGGCCCATCTGGATCACGGTCTTTTATCTTGCGCCGGGTCCCCTGACATTTACGCTCTTCGCACATGGCGTCAACAAGGGGATGGCGATTTGGCTTGGCATCGTGATGCTGGGTACTGGAATCGCGGGCTTATTTGGCCAACTGCCCGGCGTCGAGCCAAAACCGTATATCATCCGCTTCACCGAAGACCGTCCGAACCCACTGTATCGCCGCATCTGCTACACGCTGGCTTGGAGCGAACTGGTGACCTATGCGGTCCTCAATGTCGCAGGACTCGTGTGGGCGCTAGTCTCCGGGCAATGGCGACTACAGCAGTTCTATCACGCCGCTTATTTTCCGATCGCGGGGACGATATGGCTACTCGGGTTGCTAGGCGTGCTGCCGCGGGTAAGGCCCTCGACCAAGGGAGAGGGCGACGAGCGCCGGTATTTCTATGGGACAGTGTGGTCGGTACCTCTAGCGCAGACCGTGCTCTGGATGATGTACTTAGCAGCGCCGCACGGTGGGTTCGTACCCGATCTCTCGAAGCTGCTGGTCTTCCTGGCAATCATCGCATTCATGGGCCGCCTGGCGGTGAAGGGAATGCTGCCGCGGACGCGGAAGATCGTGCCCGGGGAATTGGCGATTTCCGATTGAAAACCGGCTAACCACAGAAGCGGCGAACGGCGATTGTTTGTCGAAGCGTTGGATGGACCGAGAGCATTGCACAAGTTTTGGTGCACGGGTGACTTCGTTTTGCGGTTTTGCCGTTTTTACCTTTGCCGTTTTTTCGACTTTCCGCGATAATAGATCGTGCACGCCTCTTACGAGCACAAACCCAAAGAAAATTCAGACGCGAGGAAAAGATGTCGGCAAAGTACATCTTCGTGACGGGTGGTGTTGTGTCTTCGCTCGGCAAAGGCTTGGCGGCCGCTTCCATCGGCGCCCTGCTGGAAAGCCGTGGCCTCAAGGTTAACCTCCAAAAGCTTGATCCCTACCTGAACGTTGATCCCGGCACCATGTCCCCATTTCAGCACGGCGAAGTCTTCGTCACCGACGACGGCGCCGAAACCGACCTCGACCTGGGCCACTACGAGCGGTTCATCGACCGTGACCTGAACCGGGACTCGAACGCCACCACCGGAAAGATCTACTCGCAGGTGATCGCCAAGGAGCGGCGTGGAGACTACCTGGGGCGGACGGTCCAGGTGATCCCGCACGTCACCGACGAGATTAAAGGACGCGTCCGCCGGCTCGCCTCGGACGACATCGATATCGTCATCGTGGAGGTCGGCGGCACGGTCGGCGACATCGAGATCATTCCCTTCTTGGAGGCGATCCGGCAGTTCCGCCACGATGTCGGGCGCGACAACGTCTGCTACGTGCACCTGACGCTGGTCCCGTTCCTGGGCGCAGCCGGCGAGCAGAAGACGAAGCCGACGCAGCACTCCGTCACCGAGTTGCGCAGTCGGGGCATCCAGCCCGACGTCATCGTCTGCCGGTCTGACCAGCCGATCTCCGACAGCCTGAAGCGCAAGGTCTCCTTACTGTGCGACGTGGCGGTCGAAGGGGTGATCTCGGCGGTCGACGCGCCCAGCATCTACGACATCCCCCTGGTGCTCCACGACGAAGGGCTCGACACGGTGGTCAGCCGGACGCTGGCCATCGACGACCGGCAGCACCCGGTCGACCTGACGGCCTGGCAGCAGGTGGTGGCCCGCGTGGCTGCCGCTGACCGCCCGGTGCGCATCGGCCTCGTCGGCAAGTACATCAACCTGCCCGACGCCTACCTGTCGGTCGTCGAAGCGCTCCGTCACGCCGGCTTCCACCACGGCGTCCAGATGGACATCGACTGGATCCAGGCAGAGGAAGTTCCCGATCT from Terriglobia bacterium harbors:
- a CDS encoding PBP1A family penicillin-binding protein encodes the protein MAIKIRIPRKTSFKSSPKSGKKRRSNFHLGDPIVKIGIAAFLFLSLAFFGVFAFYYVRYDKIIDRKMRGPIFNNSAKIYARPEVVRDGEAYNLDDLVAKMKRAGYTQDGQKPVSPWGTYKLEDNAIEIMPGPQSFHSPDTAIVQFKNGKISNITSGGDKGQELDGYELEPQLVTALFEGEQRTKRQLVTFNELPKVMVNAVVAIEDRRFFQHSGVNFYRLIEAAIIDVREHGREQGASTITMQLSRGFFLTPQKTIKRKLTEMLIAIELEQKFTKEQIFELYANQIYMGQRGSYSINGLGEAARAYFNKDVRNLSLPEAAMLAGIIQSPNYFNPYKRPDRVVDRRNMVLDAMVDTGAITRAQRDEAKKAPLKLAPPNVEASDAPYFVDLVKDQLQNKFPENELNDGGLRIYTTIDPQLQHAAAEAVQVGLKRVDEQVRKQHTRRVRVGKGKAAKYETKVDENIRYPQVALVALDPHTGDVLAMVGGRNYAFSQLNHAVAQRPTGSIFKPFVYAAALNTAINDTPPDQIITASSTVDDSPSTFTYGDQIYEPRNYKNEYKGTVSLRYALMESLNNATVKVAETVGYDKVADLARAAGITSVKPTPAMALGAYDASPLDMAAAYTVFANGGTRIDPMLVHSVRAANGDVIQDFQTTTRQVLDPRIAYVMTSMMEGVINNGTGFEVRQLGFTAPAAGKTGTSHDGWFAGYTSNLLCIVWVGYDDYSDLRLAGGSTAAPIWAEFMKRAVALPQYHDVTDFTQPSGVVDVAIDKVTNRLSTPACPDHYEMAFVAGTEPQLTCEQQADNRNVFQKILGLGQPAPQVPVITGGQPRLVAPPNGQQQVPPAANQQAQQQKPQPEQKKKGFFGKLKDIFGGGGDDKKDPQNGNHQGNGNKPPPK
- a CDS encoding proline--tRNA ligase → MHRWSQLFIPTLREAPADAEVASHKFLLRAGYVRQLAAGIYSYLFLGQRTILKITKIVREEMDKIGQEFFLPSLNPREIWEASGRWSVMGDNMFRLKDRKGADLCLGMTHEEVMTDIARKELRSYKQLPQIWYQIQTKFRDEPRPKSGLLRVRQFTMKDAYSFDIDAAGLDVSYEKHYDTYKAIFKRCGLDFVAVEAHSGAMGGSQSHEFMVYTDAGEDLVASCAKCGYAANLEKATSRLEPVQELEGGDKPEEIHTPNIKTIDELSNFLKISPKNQMKTLCFMAVNENAPEGQPKFIPVVIFVRGDHTLNEAKLATTVPGAEFRPMHPEEVSAIFGAFGGSLGAIGSESFQYRGVKAKVFLDLALRERRNLVTGANKEDYHLRNITPGHDFRVEDTQWADFRNVQAGEGCPDCGEPLKVAKAVEIGHIFKLGYKYSESMGARVLDKDGKEVTPIMGSYGIGIERILTSSIEQNHDDDGFWLPPNVAPFQVVVVPTNVKDELVSKTAEEIAVRLEGAGYDVVLDDRDERPGVKFKDADLVGIPFRVTVGKKVSEGKVEVFRRSTRATQDANIAEIVGVMQSLYRPDASH
- a CDS encoding MGMT family protein, giving the protein MPLPRSMFADLLAQVRRVPRGKVATYGDIAYAAGYPGAARQVAWALHTSSSGLPWHRIVGADGKILLPAEGGFEQRMRLRAEGVEFIGLRVNMKVHRHAFFGKRQKKSRATKVSRLKPSR
- the pstS gene encoding phosphate ABC transporter substrate-binding protein PstS, with translation MKALHRTLLCTASFAVLLLLVACNSSNKSGVVSPNANGNPNKITGAGSTFVYPVMSRWIADYQKANPNIQINYQSIGSGGGIQQLKKGLVDFGASDAALNDQQLKEMPPIMQIPESAGPVCITYNIPELKEPLKLTPAALAGIYLGTIKNWHDKEIASANPGVKLPSSPMVVAHRSDGSGTTNIFTNYLAAVSPEWKSKVGAGISVGWPVGLGGKGSEGVTGIVKQNPGGIGYVELTYAEENHLPVALMRNAAGQWVPPTAEAATAAINAYSAELAKDTRIPIVNPPASAKDAYPISGLTYLLVPTQPKNVERGDNVKKFIQYVITDGQSQAVNLHYAKLPQSLIDLDQKMLGGQAAGEK
- a CDS encoding KpsF/GutQ family sugar-phosphate isomerase, producing the protein MNSTGENVVRIEADALRRLADRIAGPMAHDFSRAVELLYCCAGRVVTTGMGKSGLIARKIAATLSSTGTPALYLHPAEALHGDLGMVARGDVVVALSSSGTTEEILELLPTLKRLGIPLISFTCDQLHPPNGSVSQLAQAAEIALDCSIDKEACSLGLAPTASTTTMLALGDALAVALSERRGFKEEDFANLHPGGKLGKRFSRVSAFMHTGGAIPRVAPETPMTEVIYEMSRKGLGVTTVVENGKVVGIVSDGDLRRLLEHRGKHVLDLTAGECMSRDPKTISADTFAAKALDILEQKKITSLVVVDSDGKLEGIVHLHDLWGTEMV
- a CDS encoding response regulator; amino-acid sequence: MRPALLVAEHEPDSALSTRKLLLETAKFNVITAHSMPEAKEAMHLMGSGIAGLVVTSSLGPENDCATLAKAFKEEKPESPVIYLSPTGFQECRWADHQLSTYEPEKLLDLVRELFGDPRTSEPPTKGPPPKGKK
- a CDS encoding CTP synthase, with translation MSAKYIFVTGGVVSSLGKGLAAASIGALLESRGLKVNLQKLDPYLNVDPGTMSPFQHGEVFVTDDGAETDLDLGHYERFIDRDLNRDSNATTGKIYSQVIAKERRGDYLGRTVQVIPHVTDEIKGRVRRLASDDIDIVIVEVGGTVGDIEIIPFLEAIRQFRHDVGRDNVCYVHLTLVPFLGAAGEQKTKPTQHSVTELRSRGIQPDVIVCRSDQPISDSLKRKVSLLCDVAVEGVISAVDAPSIYDIPLVLHDEGLDTVVSRTLAIDDRQHPVDLTAWQQVVARVAAADRPVRIGLVGKYINLPDAYLSVVEALRHAGFHHGVQMDIDWIQAEEVPDLVNTDRMALLDGIVIPGGFGERGVEGKIAAARYTREHAVPCLGLCLGLQVMVIDVARHLCGLDGANSSEIDPATRYPVIDLMDEQQNVVDLGGTMRLGAYAARLTPGTRVAAAYQDEVVYERHRHRYEVNPRFRKQLEDAGVVCSGVEAQRGLVEFVELPGHPWWVGTQAHPEFKSRPDRPHPLFRELVGAALERAEGRLPHLLDVDDGGVRS